The Plasmodium gaboni strain SY75 chromosome 9, whole genome shotgun sequence DNA segment CAATTCTATCTCTTGattgtaaaaataaatgttttttcttttcttcaATTAAAACACTACCAGCTTTATTGTAACTACTTGATATGTAATCCTCTAAATTGTTCATAATATTAGATCGATAATTTTTGTAAGAATAATATTCGTTTATTTCATCTTCActataaaaagaaaataaaaataaaaatatatatatatatatatatatatatatattatatatattatgtatatatattgttccattttttttagatTATATACCAATATAACctcatatatttttttaccTTAACACAATTGATGGATGgtcattattttttacctctgaaaagaaatttataatttgtGTATTAAACTTTTCTTCTAGTTTatctaattttttaaaataatcTGTAATGTTATcatttattcttttaatagTTTTAGAAATGTttgttttaaatatttcaataaaattattaagaGCAACGATATTCATTAATTCGTcattaattaatttatcacgaaaaaatatattttctttaatattattttctatatatattttaatagtattatatttttctttatcaacataaatataattattattagtaCATATATTTGTCGTCTCATCTGTTATATAATTGTGTGTTTCTTTATCTTCAACAAGGTTTAATAAATCAtctttaattatatttaaatttaaagaTTTAGAAATTTCTTCAAATCTTTTAATAACACTGTTGTTAATTtgttctttattttttatttcgatattctttttatagTAATTAGGGCATTTTTGCATCATCATATTTTCAaattcttataaaaatgaagtTAAATGTGTAAGTATGAATAATTCGAtatgttaatttttttttatatacaactatttttttcatgAAAATATCAACAAGTTGGAAAACCcacataaaaataaatacacataaaaataaatacatatatatatatatatatgtataatatagttgaatttatttatgtataaaattctatatttcattatcaCCTTTGGGTTGATCCAAAAAAACTTCCAATGAATGTATAACCTTCTTGgatcttttttttaatttgttatATTCTTCAATATTGTTTAACATATACTGGGAGATAAATTTTTCTACGTCTTCTTCAAAAAGGTCGGAGCATTTTTTTCGATCCTCATTAAGAAGAAGTATTTTATCACTTCAAAGGTAagaaaaatgtaaaaataaaatatacatatatatatatatatatagttgtgataatatctttttattaatatataaaatgttttatatgatcatcataaaaatgatatatgtatacttttattttattcttatgTAAACCCACATAATTCCTAAATGAATTTCCCCCAGATCtgttaaaaatatttctttaattttttcatagttaataatttttttaaaaatgggaggctgttttttttcatcaaaTAATGTATCAGGTAATGTAGTTAATTCATATAGATAAGCTTcacttatattttttttataattttctatatcactacaattatttttaatataaaaatatggatttgaattttcattttttgatattcctttttctttaattatGGATGATTTATAAATTGTCAAATCTTCATTGGgatgtatatatatatgttttttgtccacttttttaatagatgataaaataatattattaaaatattttatactTATTAAATTCTTCATTACAAAATTTTGGAGATCTGGAATATTACATATAGgattattaattatatttaaaaattttaatttgtccaaacattttaaataaataatatcttcaatatgttttatataattattacttaatattaatatttgtaactttttgttattatttaaattttctattttttctatttcGTTATTATGCAAATTAAGTTCTCTTaagttatataaattatttaagttttttattttttttattttattatttgatgcacttaatatttttaaatttattaattcttCTAAATTTTCAAGGTCTTCTATTAAATTGTTATTTAAATGTAGTTCCTCTAAATCTGAAGAGAGGTGGTGGGtacataataaattttgGAGATTTAGCAATTaacaaaatgataatatataaataaatataaatatatatatatatatatatatatatatatatgtatgtatatttttatttattactTTTGAATAGGTTCATATTTTGTATAAGGACAATATCCCTATTTTCTAGTGATAACACTTTAGCATAATAAAAATCTTTAATAATATCTTctctttttaaattatatgatttatttattccttcaattaatatttcttcatttataatatttgttcttattcttttataatcATGTTGTGGTATTATATCATCAAATAGAGTATTTTCTTTCTTATCATTCTGAACACTTTCaacatttaatttttcttcattGTCTTCTTTAATATCTCCTTTTTCGTTACTCATCtttatgtgtatatttttacatttacatttttaatCTGAGggtataatttttaatatggctatatataatgatgTTTTTGAAAGCACACACGTTGtaaatatgttatatgtacacatataaatatataaatatatataaataaataaatatatatatatatatatatatgttctatttatatattaacatcTAAGGGTTTATTATGTAGACCCTTTGTANNNNNNNNNNNNNNNNNNNNNNNNNNNNNNNNNNNNNNNNNNNNNNNNNNNNNNNNNNNNNNNNNNNNNNNNNNNNNNNNNNNNNNNNNNNNNNNNNNNNAtcaaaaacaaaaacaagtaagcatttatatttgttgATTTGAACTTTTCCTTTTTTGgtcatttaaatatatacttattaatttgaacatttttttttttataaagGGAAAATGTGTAAATTCATATTCGATAAAGTGcattaattttatttatcaATTGTAAACATAGTATTAGATTTACTCTTAATTTTTCGTTTTATGGAattctaatatattttttgtatttaaaacatagtaaaaaaataaaatatatattagtgcactaaaggaaaaaaaaaaaataaaataataataaacatataatatatatataaatgatcACTTGTAAATGTTAattgtaattatatatatatatattttacttatgtgtgtaaaaatatttttttttttttttgttttgttttgttatcttttttacatgtaatatacacatatgtataatattatatacaaatatatatttttttttattttacaaTCCGTTAAACTTTTAATTTcaaattttttgttttttttctcttttgAATTAGAAcctttatataataatattcataatttttttttttttttaaataaaaacatatatggtaacacattttttttttttttttaacttttatacatatgtgatatatatatatatatatattattcattttattaagttgtgtaaatatatatattttattaaaaagaaaaaaagaaaaaaagaaaaaaagaatttttttttcaagtgtaacaaatttttttttttcttttttttttttatagtaagaatttaattatatatatatatattttatttgcccaaaagaaagaaaaaaaaaaaagggttgtatatatacttatattatatatatatatatatatatgtatgtgtaaatatttatatacatatgttgtaaggaaaaatatgtgaataatattaaaattatagTTATGATGcaataaataatttttattataaaaataatgcTAATGTAAAATGCAAAAATAAttgtatacatatttttGCTAAGtcttatttttaaattattattttattattattattattatttttttatttatatatattatttattagTTTTAATTCAATAATGAAGGtcatattctttttatgctcatttcttttttttattataaatacaagATGTGTAACACATCAAAGTTATCAAGAACTTGTTAAAAAACTAGAAGCTTTAGAAGATGCAGTATTAACAggttataatatatttcaaaagGAAAAAATGGTCTTAAACAATAACAGTGTAAGTACTTCAAGCAGTTCAAATGATTCAAAACCTAAAACTTACAATGATTTAAAAGTTAGAGTAAAAAATTACTTGTTAACTATTTATGAACTCAAATATCCTCAACTYTWWGAATTAGCAAATCATATTATGACTTTATCTGATAGCGAAAGTGgtttgaaatatttaattgatggatatgaagaaattaatgaattattatataaattaaacttttattatgatttattaaGAGCCAAATTAAATGATGAAT contains these protein-coding regions:
- a CDS encoding leucine-rich repeat protein, whose product is MSNEKGDIKEDNEEKLNVESVQNDKKENTLFDDIIPQHDYKRIRTNIINEEILIEGINKSYNLKREDIIKDFYYAKVLSLENRDIVLIQNMNLFKNLEELHLNNNLIEDLENLEELINLKILSASNNKIKKIKNLNNLYNLRELNLHNNEIEKIENLNNNKKLQILILSNNYIKHIEDIIYLKCLDKLKFLNIINNPICNIPDLQNFVMKNLISIKYFNNIILSSIKKVDKKHIYIHPNEDLTIYKSSIIKEKGISKNENSNPYFYIKNNCSDIENYKKNISEAYLYELTTLPDTLFDEKKQPPIFKKIINYEKIKEIFLTDLGEIHLGIIDKILLLNEDRKKCSDLFEEDVEKFISQYMLNNIEEYNKLKKRSKKVIHSLEVFLDQPKEFENMMMQKCPNYYKKNIEIKNKEQINNSVIKRFEEISKSLNLNIIKDDLLNLVEDKETHNYITDETTNICTNNNYIYVDKEKYNTIKIYIENNIKENIFFRDKLINDELMNIVALNNFIEIFKTNISKTIKRINDNITDYFKKLDKLEEKFNTQIINFFSEVKNNDHPSIVLSEDEINEYYSYKNYRSNIMNNLEDYISSSYNKAGSVLIEEKKKHLFLQSRDRIEEIGKIVNIYNDLFYSYLYIIRVE